The DNA sequence TGCCCGACGTTAAAGTCCTAAACGTTACAAAACAATATGGCAAAGTCTACGCTTTAGACCATGTCAGCTTAACCATCCATGACCAAGAATACTTCTCGCTGCTGGGACCAAGCGGCTGCGGCAAAACCACGCTTCTGCGCCTCATCGCCGGCTTGATTGACCCTGACAGCGGTGAAATCCACATCGGAGACCGTCGAGTCGACAAGGATCCCCCTGAAGACCGTGAGATCGGTTTTGTCTTCCAAACCTTCGCGCTTTTTCCCCACATGACCGCTTGGAGCAACGTTCTTTATGGCCCAAAAGTCAAAAACTACGATGCCAAAAAAGCGGAAACCATCGGTCACGAGGTGCTTGAACTCGTTAAGCTTAGCGAGCGGCTAGATGCCTACCCCAGCGAGCTCAGCGGCGGTATGATGCAGCGTATAGCGGTTGCACGCGCGCTGGCGGCAGGCGGCAAAATATTGCTTTTGGATGAACCGTTGGGGCAGCTTGACGCTAAGGTCCGAAATGAAATTCGATACGAAATCCGCCGGATGGCAAAAGACCTCAAGTTAACGGCGATTCATGTGACTCATGACCAGGCTGAAGCCATGTCTATCTCGGATCGAATTGCCGTCATGAAGAAGGGCAAAATCGTTCAAATCGGCTCCCCAAAAGAGCTCTACATGAACCCCAACAGCCTTTTTGTGGCGCATTTCATCGGGGAATCCAACTTTTTGGAGGGCTACATAACTAAGGTTGATGGCGGCATGGCTGAAATTGAACTCAGAGAGGGTCTTAAAATCAACGCTTTCAATGAGCGTGGGATTGAGGGGGAGGAGCGGGTTGTTTTGGCTATCCGCCCTGAGACCTGTGAGATGCATCGGGGGCATAATGCTGTGGCTAATGCTCTTTTTGGGAAGGTTGATAAGACGACCTTTGAGGGTACGGTTGTGCGTTATGAGATTCGTCTTGATAATGGGGATCGCTTTGTGATTAATCGTCCTTCTTTGACTGAGGATTGGGTTAGTATCGGTGAGGAAGTGACGATTACTTATCCGCTTGATAAGGCTCATCTGTTTCCGTATCCGGCGAATGGACTTAGCGATGAGGTAGCCGTATAAATGCGATATTACTGGGCGGTAACATCAAGATTTGTGTGAAAAATCATGAAATTTCGCATAATCTGACGCTTAAAATTTAAATGCAAGTGTAGTACCTTTACTGAACTATCTCGGGGCGTATAGGAGAGAAAAAACCAATGGGAGAGACGACACTAGGATACCTAAGTGAAACCGGCTGCTCTGCACCCGCAACATATCTGTCTTTCTCCAGCAAACCTGCGCATTTGGCTAGTCACCATGTCGATAACCTTAAATACGGTTACACCGACGCTTTTGGATATAACAAGCGCCGATTCGGCTCAACCCTTGAGGTCGCCTTGATGGAAAAAATCATTAATGGAGAGAAAACCGCATGATTGTTGAAGCCCTCATCGCCTTCTTACTAATATTCATCGTAACTCTCGGAATCTATGTTATAGGAAAACGGGCCGCCCCTAAAACCGCCATAAGCGAAAACGAGCAGGCTGCCTACGCATGCGGAGAACAAGTTAATTTTCAAGGACTAAAAATAAACGTGTCCCTCTACAAGTACATCATCTAC is a window from the Candidatus Bathyarchaeota archaeon genome containing:
- a CDS encoding ABC transporter ATP-binding protein; protein product: MPDVKVLNVTKQYGKVYALDHVSLTIHDQEYFSLLGPSGCGKTTLLRLIAGLIDPDSGEIHIGDRRVDKDPPEDREIGFVFQTFALFPHMTAWSNVLYGPKVKNYDAKKAETIGHEVLELVKLSERLDAYPSELSGGMMQRIAVARALAAGGKILLLDEPLGQLDAKVRNEIRYEIRRMAKDLKLTAIHVTHDQAEAMSISDRIAVMKKGKIVQIGSPKELYMNPNSLFVAHFIGESNFLEGYITKVDGGMAEIELREGLKINAFNERGIEGEERVVLAIRPETCEMHRGHNAVANALFGKVDKTTFEGTVVRYEIRLDNGDRFVINRPSLTEDWVSIGEEVTITYPLDKAHLFPYPANGLSDEVAV
- the ndhC gene encoding NADH-quinone oxidoreductase subunit A; the protein is MIVEALIAFLLIFIVTLGIYVIGKRAAPKTAISENEQAAYACGEQVNFQGLKINVSLYKYIIYFVVFDASVLVLAFASIALASTNWLLLILYLGIILAAGVALLEGGGKD